From a single Calothrix sp. NIES-2098 genomic region:
- a CDS encoding chromosomal replication initiator protein DnaA: protein MEISIEHLWSQVLERLQLELSRPTFETWIKTASAERLENNCLVICTPNPFARNWLQKYYINTIANVVQDILGHPVEIYITVAQGDEVSHLQEREVSWAFPAENNIAETIAKPKQKTTELNAKYVFSRFVVGANSRMAHAASLAVAESPGREFNPLFLCGGVGLGKTHLMQAIGHYRWEICPDSKIFYVSTEQFTNDLITAIRKDSMQSFREHYRAADVLLVDDIQFIEGKEYTQEEFFHTFNTLHEAGKQVVIASDRPPNQIPRLQERLCSRFSMGLIADIQPPDLETRMAILQKKAEYEKIRLSKDVIEYIASNFTSNIRELEGALIRALAYISIWGLPMTVESIAPVLETPSEKVAATPEVILKVIAGTFEVSIEDLKSNSRRREISWARQIGMYLMRQHTDLSLPRIGEEFGGKDHTTVIYSCDKIAQLRESDRALATTLRQLSDRINMHSRSQKST, encoded by the coding sequence ATGGAAATTTCCATAGAACATTTGTGGAGTCAGGTACTAGAGCGATTACAGCTAGAACTATCCCGTCCCACCTTTGAAACTTGGATAAAAACTGCTAGTGCAGAGCGATTAGAAAATAATTGCTTGGTAATATGCACTCCTAATCCTTTTGCTCGAAATTGGTTACAAAAATATTACATCAATACTATTGCTAATGTTGTGCAAGATATTTTAGGACATCCTGTGGAAATTTACATTACTGTTGCTCAAGGTGATGAAGTTTCTCATTTGCAGGAACGAGAAGTTTCTTGGGCTTTCCCAGCCGAAAATAATATTGCTGAAACTATTGCTAAACCCAAACAAAAAACTACAGAATTAAACGCTAAATATGTATTCTCAAGATTTGTAGTTGGTGCTAACAGTCGTATGGCTCACGCTGCATCATTAGCAGTTGCAGAATCTCCGGGTAGGGAGTTTAACCCTTTATTTTTATGTGGTGGCGTCGGTTTAGGTAAAACTCACCTGATGCAAGCTATTGGACATTATCGTTGGGAAATTTGTCCTGATTCTAAAATATTTTATGTTTCAACTGAGCAATTTACTAATGATTTAATTACAGCAATCCGTAAAGATAGTATGCAAAGTTTCCGAGAGCATTATCGGGCTGCTGATGTGTTATTAGTAGATGACATTCAATTTATTGAAGGTAAAGAGTATACTCAAGAAGAATTTTTTCATACTTTTAATACTTTACATGAAGCTGGCAAGCAAGTTGTCATCGCCTCAGACCGCCCACCTAACCAAATTCCTCGTCTTCAAGAAAGACTATGTTCTCGCTTTTCTATGGGTTTAATTGCTGATATTCAACCCCCCGATTTAGAAACGAGAATGGCAATTCTTCAGAAAAAAGCAGAATACGAAAAAATTAGGCTGTCTAAAGATGTAATTGAGTATATTGCTTCTAACTTTACTTCTAATATTCGAGAATTAGAAGGAGCTTTAATTAGGGCACTTGCTTATATTTCGATTTGGGGTTTACCGATGACAGTAGAAAGTATCGCCCCAGTTTTAGAAACCCCAAGCGAAAAAGTAGCAGCTACTCCAGAAGTAATATTAAAGGTCATTGCTGGTACATTTGAAGTTTCTATTGAAGACCTAAAAAGTAATTCACGACGGAGAGAAATTAGCTGGGCACGTCAAATAGGGATGTATCTTATGCGGCAACACACCGATTTGAGTCTACCTAGAATTGGCGAAGAGTTTGGTGGTAAAGACCATACAACAGTAATTTACAGTTGTGACAAAATTGCCCAACTGCGAGAAAGCGATCGCGCTTTAGCAACTACTCTTCGTCAACTGAGCGATCGCATTAATATGCATAGCCGTTCGCAAAAATCCACTTGA
- a CDS encoding peptidase S1 and S6 chymotrypsin/Hap, which yields MGYPAGKLMKIDTCICITQDIVTPGLPQKRGKTHILSMLFKISAVVCLSGCSFLPAKTFETPKNDPQSQVVPQNTIAPPPILASSNDPNFVVGVVQKVGSAVVRIDSSRTVTSQTPEEFEDPFFRRFFGDTVPSQPRQRVERGSGSGFIINSSGQILTNSHVVDGADTVTVTLKDGRTFNGKVLGEDPVTDVAVIKIAANNLPTLSIGNSDALQPGEAVIAIGNPLGLNNTVTSGIISATGRSSSDIGASDKRVDYIQTDAAINPGNSGGPLLNVRGQVIAMNTAIIRGAQGLGFAIPINTAQRIAQELIANGKVEHPYLGIQMVTLTPEIKERINNELGDRINLTTDRGVLLVNVVPRSPAFVAGLKSGDVIRSINNQPVNKIEEVQKLVENTKIGNSLQMQVERNGQITQIAVKPAPLPIRRES from the coding sequence ATGGGGTATCCTGCCGGAAAACTGATGAAGATCGACACCTGTATTTGTATAACCCAAGATATTGTGACTCCAGGTTTACCCCAGAAACGGGGTAAAACTCATATATTATCGATGCTATTTAAGATAAGTGCCGTGGTATGTCTTAGCGGCTGCTCTTTTTTACCTGCTAAGACCTTTGAGACACCAAAAAACGATCCACAGTCTCAGGTAGTACCTCAAAATACTATTGCCCCACCGCCAATTTTGGCATCCTCTAACGATCCTAATTTTGTGGTGGGAGTAGTACAAAAGGTGGGATCTGCCGTAGTTCGGATTGATTCTTCCAGAACTGTCACCTCCCAAACCCCAGAAGAATTTGAAGATCCATTTTTCCGACGGTTTTTTGGCGATACAGTACCATCTCAGCCTAGACAACGGGTAGAACGGGGTAGTGGTTCAGGATTTATTATTAACTCCTCTGGTCAAATTTTGACTAATTCTCACGTCGTAGATGGTGCTGACACTGTAACTGTCACCCTCAAAGATGGGCGGACTTTTAACGGCAAAGTGTTAGGAGAAGATCCAGTAACAGATGTAGCTGTAATTAAAATTGCTGCTAATAACTTGCCTACTCTGTCTATAGGTAACTCCGATGCTTTGCAACCAGGGGAAGCTGTAATTGCTATTGGTAATCCTTTAGGTTTGAATAATACTGTAACATCTGGAATTATCAGTGCAACAGGTCGCTCTAGTAGCGATATTGGTGCTAGCGACAAGCGTGTTGATTATATTCAAACTGACGCAGCAATTAACCCCGGTAACTCTGGCGGCCCATTATTAAATGTTCGCGGTCAAGTAATTGCGATGAACACAGCTATTATTCGCGGCGCTCAAGGTTTAGGATTTGCAATTCCAATTAATACTGCACAAAGAATTGCCCAAGAATTAATTGCTAATGGCAAAGTCGAGCATCCTTATTTGGGCATTCAAATGGTGACGCTGACACCAGAAATTAAGGAAAGAATTAATAATGAATTAGGCGATCGCATTAATCTCACGACAGATAGAGGCGTTTTATTAGTTAATGTTGTGCCTCGCTCTCCTGCATTTGTTGCTGGGTTGAAAAGTGGTGATGTGATTCGTAGTATTAATAATCAGCCTGTTAATAAAATAGAAGAAGTACAAAAGCTTGTAGAAAATACCAAAATTGGTAATTCTTTACAAATGCAAGTAGAGCGTAACGGGCAAATTACTCAAATAGCAGTTAAGCCTGCTCCTTTACCTATACGGCGTGAAAGCTAA
- a CDS encoding RNA-binding region RNP-1, protein MSVYVGNLSYEVTEESLNAVFAEYGSVKRVQLPTDRETGRLRGFGFVEMGTDAEETAAIEALDGAEWMGRDLKVNKAKPREDRGSFGGNRNNYGGGRNRY, encoded by the coding sequence ATGTCAGTTTACGTAGGCAATCTTTCTTATGAAGTTACAGAAGAAAGCTTGAATGCTGTGTTTGCAGAATATGGTTCTGTAAAGCGGGTTCAGCTACCCACAGACCGTGAAACTGGTCGTTTACGCGGCTTTGGTTTTGTGGAAATGGGTACAGATGCTGAAGAAACGGCTGCCATTGAAGCTCTTGATGGTGCAGAGTGGATGGGACGTGACTTAAAAGTAAATAAGGCAAAGCCCAGAGAAGATAGAGGTTCGTTTGGTGGGAACCGCAATAATTACGGCGGTGGACGTAACCGTTATTAA
- a CDS encoding DNA polymerase III beta subunit produces the protein MKLVCAQSDLSTNLSLVSRAVPSRPTHPVLANVLLQADAQTNQVSLTAFDLSLGIRTSFNAEVWQGGAIALPAKLLVDITSRLPEGEITLDDESATETATGEGLIVTLTPKSGHYQVRAMGAEEFPELPIIENSEVIHLTAAALIEGLRGSLFATSGDETKQVLTGVHLTVKQDTLEFAATDGHRLAVVETTNERPMENSSQLEVTVPARALRELQRMLAHSSSDEEPVALYLDQGQVVFAWKNQRLTSRTLEGQYPAYRQLIPRQFERQVTIDRKQFLSTLERIAVLADQKNNIVKLSIDSANQEITLSCEAQDVGSGRESMPAQISGEDIDIAFNIKYLMEGLKELPASEIQMHLNQSLTPVIFTPLGGVKMTYLAMPVQLRN, from the coding sequence ATGAAATTAGTTTGCGCTCAAAGCGACCTTAGTACCAACCTCTCCCTTGTCAGTCGTGCTGTACCTTCACGACCGACACATCCCGTACTTGCCAATGTGCTGCTACAAGCGGATGCACAAACTAACCAAGTAAGCTTAACCGCCTTCGATCTCAGCTTGGGTATCCGCACTAGCTTTAATGCTGAGGTCTGGCAAGGAGGAGCGATCGCTCTTCCTGCTAAATTACTTGTAGATATCACCTCTCGTCTACCAGAGGGAGAAATTACTCTAGACGATGAATCAGCAACCGAAACCGCTACAGGTGAGGGATTAATTGTTACGCTGACACCAAAAAGCGGACATTATCAAGTCCGCGCAATGGGGGCTGAAGAGTTTCCCGAATTACCCATTATTGAAAATTCCGAAGTAATTCATTTAACAGCTGCTGCCTTAATTGAGGGATTAAGAGGCTCGCTGTTTGCTACTAGTGGAGACGAAACTAAACAGGTACTTACTGGCGTTCATTTAACAGTAAAACAAGATACCCTAGAATTTGCCGCTACTGATGGGCATCGTTTAGCAGTAGTAGAAACTACTAACGAGCGTCCTATGGAAAATAGTAGTCAACTAGAGGTAACAGTACCAGCTAGAGCGCTACGCGAATTACAGCGGATGTTAGCTCATAGTTCCTCTGATGAAGAACCTGTAGCTTTATATTTAGATCAAGGTCAAGTTGTGTTTGCTTGGAAAAATCAACGCTTGACCAGCCGTACTTTAGAAGGGCAATATCCAGCTTATCGGCAACTCATACCGCGTCAATTTGAGCGCCAAGTTACTATCGATCGCAAACAATTTTTAAGTACTTTGGAACGAATTGCCGTACTAGCCGATCAAAAAAACAATATTGTAAAGCTCAGTATTGATAGCGCTAACCAAGAAATTACTTTGTCTTGTGAAGCTCAAGATGTAGGTAGCGGTAGAGAGTCAATGCCAGCCCAGATATCTGGAGAAGATATAGATATTGCTTTTAATATCAAGTATCTCATGGAAGGCTTGAAAGAATTACCAGCTTCGGAAATTCAAATGCATCTCAATCAAAGCCTAACTCCAGTGATTTTTACACCACTGGGAGGTGTAAAGATGACTTATTTAGCCATGCCTGTACAGCTGAGAAATTAG
- a CDS encoding translation initiation factor 3, translating into MPTLTLCYISITCTSKVLNNREETIIVVQKQLINSQIKSPQVFLIDHENNNRGLTDTYEALQLAQSVELDLVLVSEGKDAPVAKILNYGKLQYQKKKRQGQSARPTVKEVRFRPNVGAADYNLRIEQALGWLKKGDSVKFAIRLRGREHQYRDKAGELLDRIVSDLSQVGKVQSLDKRSLIAQVIPA; encoded by the coding sequence TTGCCAACTCTGACATTGTGTTACATTAGCATTACTTGCACTAGCAAAGTATTGAACAATAGAGAGGAAACGATTATCGTAGTCCAAAAGCAACTAATTAACTCGCAAATCAAGTCACCTCAAGTCTTCTTGATTGACCATGAAAATAATAACCGTGGTTTGACTGACACCTATGAAGCTTTACAACTAGCACAAAGCGTAGAGCTTGACCTAGTTCTAGTATCCGAAGGCAAAGACGCTCCAGTTGCCAAGATACTCAACTATGGTAAGCTTCAGTATCAAAAGAAAAAGCGTCAGGGACAGAGTGCTAGACCCACAGTTAAGGAAGTCCGGTTCCGTCCAAACGTAGGTGCAGCTGATTACAACTTACGCATCGAGCAAGCGCTTGGTTGGTTAAAAAAAGGCGATTCAGTGAAGTTTGCCATTCGCCTACGAGGTCGAGAACATCAATATCGCGACAAGGCTGGAGAACTACTAGACCGCATTGTCAGCGATCTCAGTCAAGTCGGCAAAGTTCAATCGCTCGATAAACGCTCGCTGATTGCGCAAGTTATTCCTGCCTAA